The segment CTGCACTCACCGCACGCGCACGCCCGGATCGTCTCGATCGACAAGACCGCCGCACTCGCGGTCCCCGGCGTGCACCGGGTCTACACCTGGGAGGACGTGCCGCGCAGGACATTCACCACGGCGATCCACACCGACCATCTGGTCGATCCGGACGACACCCGCATCCTCGACGACACGGTCCGCTTCGTCGGCCAGCGGGTCGTCGCGGTCCTGGCCGACACGGTCGGGGCGGCGGAAGAGGGCTGCCGGAGGGTCGTCGTGGAGTACGAGACCCTTCCGGCGGTGTTCGACCCCGAGGAGGCCATGGCCGAGGGGGCGCCACAACTGCACGGCGCGGAAGACCCCTTCGTACGCGATCCGGTACGGAACATCCTGCTGGAGATCCATTCGCATATCGGTGATGTCGACGCGGGATTCGCCGAGGCCGACGTCATCCACGAGGGCACCTACTCCTCACCACGGGTGCAGCACGCGCATCTTGAGACCCACGGCTCGATCGCCTGGATGGAGAACGGCCGTCTCAACGTCCGTACCAGTTCGCAGTCGCCGTCGATCGCGAAGGTGAAACTGGCCTATCTGTTCGCGCTGCGCCCGGACCAGCTGCGGGTGTTCTGCAAACGCGTGGGCGGCGGTTTCGGCGGCAAACAGGAAGTGATCTCGGAGGATCTGGTCGCGCTCGCGACCCTGGACACGGGGCGGCCGGTCTGCTTCGAGTACACCCGCGAGGAGGAGTTCATCACCGCTTCGCCACGGCATCCCATGGTGCTGACGGTCAGACTCGGCGCGAAGGCGGACGGAACACTCACGGCGTTCCAGGTCCGCAATGTGTCGAACACCGGCGCCTACGGAAACCACGGCGGCGAGACGCTGTACGCGGGCGGCTCCGCCGTCATGATCTACCGCTGCCCCAACAAGAAGTACGACGCGTTCTCCGTCTACACGAACACCGTTCCGAGCGGGGCGCTGCGCGGTTACGGGATGACGCAGCCGGCGTTCGCCGTGGAATCCGCGATGGACGAACTGGCACGCGCGCTGCACATCGATCCGCTCGAACTGCGGCGACGCAACATCGTGCGGCCGGGCGATCCGCTGGTCGCCCTGGACGACGGCCCCGACGACGTGGTGTTCACCGAGGACGGGCTCGCGAAGTGCGTCGATCTGGTGGGTGACGCCCTGGCCCGCACCGCCGATGAGGCGTCCCCCGGCCCCGGGTGGCTGGTCGGGACCGGCGTCGCGAGTTCACTGCACGAGACGGCGCCCCCGACCGAACACGTCTCCGAGGCCTGGGTCACGCTCGGTGACGATCTGGTGTATGAACTGGCCGTCGGGACGGTCGAGTTCGGCGAGGGTACATCGACCGCGCATGTCCAGATCGCGGCCGGTCAGCTGGGCACGACCCCGTCGCGGATCCGCCTGGTGCAGTCCGACACC is part of the Streptomyces sp. NBC_01262 genome and harbors:
- a CDS encoding molybdopterin-dependent oxidoreductase: MAYVVNGRTFEEEPDPGQCLRTFLRSLGHLGVKKGCDAGDCGACTVWLDGSPVHSCITPAFRADGREVTTIEGLGSPGDLHPVQRRFRDAPGFQCGFCTAGMIMTSATFTEAQKADLPRALKGNLCRCTGYRAIEDAVNGVVGVETPLPGKAVGTSVGAPAADDVVTGRAEFTMDTRIEGMLHLKVLHSPHAHARIVSIDKTAALAVPGVHRVYTWEDVPRRTFTTAIHTDHLVDPDDTRILDDTVRFVGQRVVAVLADTVGAAEEGCRRVVVEYETLPAVFDPEEAMAEGAPQLHGAEDPFVRDPVRNILLEIHSHIGDVDAGFAEADVIHEGTYSSPRVQHAHLETHGSIAWMENGRLNVRTSSQSPSIAKVKLAYLFALRPDQLRVFCKRVGGGFGGKQEVISEDLVALATLDTGRPVCFEYTREEEFITASPRHPMVLTVRLGAKADGTLTAFQVRNVSNTGAYGNHGGETLYAGGSAVMIYRCPNKKYDAFSVYTNTVPSGALRGYGMTQPAFAVESAMDELARALHIDPLELRRRNIVRPGDPLVALDDGPDDVVFTEDGLAKCVDLVGDALARTADEASPGPGWLVGTGVASSLHETAPPTEHVSEAWVTLGDDLVYELAVGTVEFGEGTSTAHVQIAAGQLGTTPSRIRLVQSDTDRTGFDTGAFASAGLFVAGNAVLRAANAVRDRILEFAAAHTGVHVVMCSLGDEEVVCGDQRVSLAELVALARARGIRFTAARKAYGSPRSVVSNTQGFRIAVHRVTGEIRILYSVQATDAAVLINPAQVRGQVEGGVAQGIGFTLTENYHVDANGVMTNPNLRNYRIPTYADIPRTDLLLVNSSDSLGPMRSKGMAECCINPVAPALANALHDATGLRYRALPLTPERIYLRLNESQSVRTA